From the Candidatus Neptunochlamydia vexilliferae genome, the window AGGCAAAAGCGATTTCTGGATCGACAGCAACTTGAACAAGTTTTTTTGACCGGTCTAACTTATCGTTAGGAAGGGGAGCGAGGAAAGTAGATCCAGAGGGTTCATCAAGATAGAGATTAAGCGCTTCTTCCATATTGCTTTGCAACTCTTTCAGTGTATTACCTTGTGTAACACATCCTTCAAGCTCCACACATTCGGCCCAGTAACCACGAGTTTCTTTATGAACTTTGAAATGGTAATGCATTACTTAACTCCTTTCAAAACTTTTAATAAAGACTTCTCCAGTCCCTTCTTTAACTCTTTATGAAAAGGAATCGTAATTGTTAGGTTTCCTTTCCGTACTTTACGATGACTTCCCTTTCCTTGTCCTTTTATTTCTTCAAATCCCTTCTTTTTAAATAGCTTAAGCATTTCTTTGCCACTATAAGGCATTGCTCTATATCCTTCTTAACTTCATAATACCAACTTTAGTTGGTTTTTATCCAGAAAAAAATTCCCATAAACATAAATAACCAAAAAACAATCCCTTATGAGCCAATTGCAAAATTACTGATTAATCGATTTTTGGAAGATTTTTGCAAATTTTAGGCCTTGTTCACCTTTACAGGTAAAAAGTTCGCACATTTATCGGTGGTATATGTAAGAAAGATACGTCGGGGGCGGGGCCCCTCGCTGCCCCCTTGAAGCCGTGG encodes:
- a CDS encoding type II toxin-antitoxin system HicB family antitoxin; this encodes MHYHFKVHKETRGYWAECVELEGCVTQGNTLKELQSNMEEALNLYLDEPSGSTFLAPLPNDKLDRSKKLVQVAVDPEIAFAFMVRYHRIKRKMTQKQAAKKLGMSNLYSYQRLERKCNATLAVIAKVKNLFPEFSVDFAF
- a CDS encoding type II toxin-antitoxin system HicA family toxin, producing the protein MLKLFKKKGFEEIKGQGKGSHRKVRKGNLTITIPFHKELKKGLEKSLLKVLKGVK